The window GATTCTGGGGACCCGACGAGGTAAGTAAACGGGAGCTGATTTGCATCGGTTTAACTGCCAGCGAAATAAATACTGTTTCTTGGATATCGTTGCTTGCCTGGTGCGGATTATTTGGCCTTCCTCGCAAGCTCTTGATTTCCCGGCAACGCGCCCCAGACCATTGATCGTCTTGTATCACTTCTCCATTCTCGAAATCAGACTTGATGCGTTGACCTGACATTGAATAACTGTCATGATTCGTAAAAGTGCGTGTTGTGCTAGATTCAAGTCATACTTCAGCTCGTGCGATCACTGATGGATCTCGATTAGGTCAGCAACAAGTCATTGTGATGAATGGAAGGCATCCCTAGGGGCGCTATATTCTGCGATATACGATACCACCATGGCGTTATTGAACTCGTATTTCGAAATTGTGTTACTTCCAGTGACGGTAGTCGGGCTAATTACCTCGGTATTGTGAAATGCGGTATTGTCAtgttcatcgacgacggagcaCGGACTACTGCCCGGCCAACCAACGAAATGtcacacctacagtaaaAGAATAACGGTGTCCTCCAAGACGATGGTACTATTTCGACATTCACGGCGTAGACGTGTCCGATGGGAGTGTACCATGGCACTGGCGTGGTGCTGCGCAAGGAGGAGATTGGGTCTTCGAAACCATTGGGATTGAAATAGCGTTTAAGGTTCTATTCAAGGTTATTCAATGTTAGACTGTTGTACATTCACCTTTATCAGGAATGAGCAGCTAGAATAGATACACTTGTTGAAATTTGGACAAACAGCTTAGAGCTTCTAATAGAGAGCAATGCTATCTTCATTACGAAGAGTGTTTCTTCAAGAATTGATAGAATCTTCAAATCAGAAGAATGCCTCAACGCAAGTGTCGTGAAGACCGCGCTGAACGAGAAATATTGGAATCGAACAATACGACCAGTCCGACCTCCTTCCGACCGGTTCGGTTGACATGCAACGTGTTCCagacaagtacttgtacttgtaagtactgtactccgtaggtgcagCGCAATTGCACTTGTTTTACGTGTCCTGTAATACagagtaccccgtacttgtacttgataTACTTGTACTAACTGTACTTGATGCTGCCTTAGCAAGGTGCCGTAAATCCATgtgtacgtactccgtacaggtactgtacataccCGTGAACATACTTGCTGCTGGTTGGGAGGGCAGCCCGTAGCGCGGCCGCTCCTCCAGCCAGTGGCACGTCAGTGCTGATACCTAATTGTAGttgcagtattactccgtactccgtagctacagtattacatgtaggtgtgctccgtactaggtacggacTAATATTttccgtacagtatttcGGGTTctcgtactctgtaagtacaactccgtactgtacagtactccaaGTAACACAGTAATtacactgtactgtgcagagcacgtaagtacatgtacggagtacttacggagtacttacggagcacttaaTACATTCAATTACTCCGATAGACGACCAGGGTATTATCCGGATGTGTTTTTCCGTCTCCCTATTGAAAAACTGTACTAAAATATAAGTATTATGTACTccggacatgtactgtaagtacttacctgtacatgtacagtacttactgtacgtactgtcCCGGTTTGGTACGGTACGTGCTTCCCACTCACTTTACGCGCGTGACGCGTAACGGCAAGCTCCCTCGACCTTCTGGCTTCATCCTGATTCTGATCCTTTACCACCGAGACTGGGCTGGACCATCACGGGAACAAATCATCGGCTTGCGCTTCGCCACGATAAAGGAACTTTCATCTCCTACCCTTGCCTTCACATCCCTCCTTTTTTCGACTCATCCTCGCATTTTACGGCACCTGCGATGGCGTTGGACCCAGAGGTCGATGGTACGTTCTCCCGCACCCTCTGCCGCGCTGCTTCCCCTCGTGGCTTTTCATGCAAGATCAACTGTAGACGCTGACCAACGGCTATAGTCGACGCGATGcaggatgatgacgacgatcaGGTGGAGCGTCTCATAAATGAAGGCAAGTTTTTTTCTCCTCTTGTTTGACGTTGCCGCACTAACGTTGAGCAGAGTACAAGACATGGAAGAAGAACAGCCCGTTCCTGTACGACATGATTTTAGGGTATGCGCCCTTTCCTTCTCTCACCCAGAACTGTGGGCAGGTTGTTCTGACCAGCCTCAGAACTGCTCTCACTTGGCCTACTCTTACCGTCCAATGGTTCCCGGATGTGAAGGAGGTCGAGGGACAAAACTACAGCATGCATCGGCTTCTGCTCGGCACGCACACGTCCGACGAGAGTACCAATTATCTTCAACTCGCCAATGTCCAGGTGCCCAAGGCTGTCCAGCCAAACCCCTCCAACTATGACGAGGACCGGGGTGAGATTGGAGGATATGGAAACTCGGGCGAGGTTGCCGCCATCAAATGCGACATCATACAGAAGATCGAGCATCCTGGCGAGGTCAACAAGGCCCGATACCAGCCTCAAAACCCCGACATCATCGCCACCCTCTGTGTCGACGGCAAAATTCTCATCTTCGACCGCACAAAGCACCCCCTTCTGCCTACGACGCCCGGCAAGATCAATCCCCAGATCGAGCTCATCGGCCACAAGGCTGAGGGTTTCGGCCTCAACTGGAGCCCGCACGAGGCCGGCTGCTTGGTATCGGGCAGCGAGGACAAGACCATGTGTCTATGGTAAGCGCCCTCGCTCACTTCTctcgtacctgtaccggTTCGAGTCGAGCCGACCTCGTTCGTTCCACGCACAGGAGGCGGCTAACAAGCGCAGGGACTTGAAGAAGCTCGAGACGGACTCGAAGACCATGCGACCCTCTCGGAGATACACCCACCACGACCAAATAGTCAACGATGTGCAGTACCACCCGATTGCGAAGAGCTTCATCGGCTCCGTGTCGGATGACCAGACGCTGCAGATCATTGACATCCGGCATAGCGAGACGAGCAAGGCAGCCGTCGTTGCCAAAGGCGGCCACCTGGATGCCATCAACGCCTTGTCCTTCAACCCGACGTCAGAAGTGCTtgtggcgacggcgtcggccgacaAGACGATTGGAATCTGGGATTTGCGAAACGTTAAGGAAAAGGTGCACACGCTCGAGGGTCACAACGACGCCGTGACGTCGCTCTCGTGGCACccgaccgaggccggcatcTTAGGTAGTGGTAGCTACGACAGAAGAATCATCTTCTGGGACCTCTCGCGCGTCGGTGAAGAGCAGCTTCCCGACGATCAGGAGGATGGCCCGCCAGAGTTGTGCGTCATCTCCCCATTCCCAGTTCCAGGCGGCGCTGGATGCTAACCTTGGTCCGCAGGCTTTTCATGCACGGCGGACACACGAACCACCTCGCCGATTTCAGCTGGAATCCAAGCGAGCCCTGGATGGTGGCGAGCGCAGCCGAGGACAATTTGTTGCAGATTTGGAAGGTTGCCGAGTCCATCGTCGGAAGGGATGACGGCGACCTGCCCGTCAACGAGCTCGACCGATAGACGAGGTGGATGCTCATGGAACATACTACATCGGCTTTGGAGGAGTGGAGCTTATGCGACCCCTAGAGGAGATCGTGAAGGCTGCAGCATCGGGATTAGATTCTTTCCAAGTTGGACCATGGCATGACCTGTTGTCTTGCTTCGCATTGTCATCTACGGCGGCCCTTGAGCCGTCATGGTTGTTTGCTGCTGTTGTCGATATGCTTTGCAAGACCACGGTATCAGTTGTTCGTTCTTGGCGTGTATTACCATGGCATGCCATCTCATCCGCCGACTTTCGACTCTTCGGGTCGCTACACAGCCGATCGAGTAGCAGTGAATGAAACGAGGTCGGGCATGTAAACGGGCAGGCAGCCAGGCAGGCACTTTGCTCATGCTGTTCACCACCGATATCCGAATCACCTGACTTTCGCTGTCCAGTTCAGCCAACCACAACAGCAATTCCCGTGGTTACTGTTGGGGGATTCTATGAATTCAATGAATTCTATTCATCAGCCGACAATAAGGGCTGAGCCGAATATTCATTGCCCCATTCTCTGGCCAGTTCGCCATGGctgctcgtcctcttcctcacCTTCGTCTTTGCCCCTCGTTTGTCACTCATTGATTTCCCGGTCCTATCTCCCACATTGCTCCTCGGGCCTGGCTTTCCTCCATTCTTTATTCCGCACATTTCCTCTCACCCAGCGTCGTGGCAACCGCATCGATGGCCAGCGGAAGCGGACTTCCGAACGAACCCATATACACGCTCGAGACGACCTTTGACAGCAGCGCGGTAGTCCGTAAAGCCCTGGCGAGAGGATTTAgccgcgacgaggccgagttcATCGCGAGCATCGCCTTGCAGCAGGTACGCGAGCTCTCGGCGAAGAAATCTGACGGATCGACCGTCAGCAGTATCGAgatcgccgaggccatccgGCAGTATGCCATTGATGAGGTGGACAAggagaaggccaaggacaagTCAGAACAGCAGGCCGCTGCGAGAGGCCAATACGTGGACGCCATCGAAGAGCCGGACCAGAATGAGAATGGAGACGGCGAGTCCGAAAAGCGGAAGGTGTGTAGGGCTCTGACGGATCACGACGACATGAGACGCCAGAGCAAACGCTACAAGTTCGCAGGAGGCTCCCGCCTAGCCGAACACTTCCACCCGAACGGCGGATTCCCCTACGACCTCGGCGGTGGCATTGACAAGCTGCGGCTGCGCATCCACCATGGTCACGTCGACCTCATAACGGCTCTGTGCCGccacctcgagctcgccgtcgagcttgccAAGCATATGCGACCCGAGGACATCCTCAAGATGTACAGCATCAGCCGCGCCTTTCATGATGCGCTCGACAGCCACCTGCTCTCCTCGGTGCGCCAGATCATCGCCTATCGCGCACCGGAGGCCGGTCGAGTCTTTTCTTTCAAGATGTATAGGAGCCTGCTTGTCCAGGACCctgtcggccgccgctgGGCCGATCAGAtgaccgacgccgacgcccgcctCTACGATTCGACGGCGAAACAGGTCCGCACCATCCCCGGCCTGCGCTACCTCCAGCTAGTCCTCACCCGGGACCGCTGCTGCCGTGAGATCCTCGCTCTGCTGGCCCGGCACGGCCACCGCACGCCCCCAGGCACCTACGGCACGCTGCTGCGTATCTGGCTCGTCATGGACGTCCCAACGTCCATGCAGCGCAAGGCCCTCATGCGCAACCGCAAGCTCTGGACCGATATCGACCTCTACAACGGCCAGCTCTTCGTCCTCAAGCTGGCCATGCACTTCAATGACCCCGTCTTGGGCATGCCCACCGTGGAGATCCCCCGGGTTATCCTGGGCCAGAGGGGCCTCTACTTCCTCTGGCAGGTCCTCGTCCAAAAGCGCTTCACAACGCCTCTCGAGATCATCCAGTCCAAGGTCCGCTACGACTTCGTCGCGCCGGCTTCTTGGAATGCTCAGGGGCTCTTCAACCAGCACGTCTACGGCGTGCCATTTGACGAGGTAGGCCTAGGCCAGCTCGAGGCCTGGGGTCAGGGCGAATGTCACCTCATGcgcatcgacgagctcatcCCCCTCGAAGCCATTGTCCGGGGCGTCGAGCTTGATCGGCACCTCGTCCACATGATGACCTGGGGCTACTTCCACCACGACACCGGCGCCAACATCGTGCCatccgaggacgagatgtACGTTTCAGACGAGGAAATGACCCTCGGTCACATGGACACTTCCAAGATGTGGCAGCCCAAGCACGCGCGCAAGAACCGCTGGCACACCCTCAACGATGCCCAAAAGCAGGAGATcctcgatgatgacgatgacgagcgcCTTTGCATCCTCGCCTGGGCCGAGCAGAACCCCGACCGCATCGTTGACATGTCTGGTGGCGTCCCCGAAGACGCCGCGCCTTCGCTTGAAGACGAGATAAACCGCGGCTTCttcgtccgtcgtccgccCAAGCACCGTGctgcccagcagcagcagcagacgCAACAACCacccgctgccgacgacgcacagGGCTGGGCCGAATTCAGCCACCGCGTGCGCGTCGGTCTGCCCAAGGATCTCAGCGGCGACTCCCTGCTGCCCCAACAGGCCGATCAACCGTGCCCGCAGGATGAACATGACTGGGACTGGGCTGCATGGTTGGCACAGGAGCAGAGCGATAAAGACGCAGTCGCAGCGCACCCGGTGCTGTCAACATCCCAGTTCGGCAACGGGAGCCGGGTCGATGGCGAAGAGGATGTGTTTTCGAGGGACATGGACGTGGGAGGGGATAATGGAGAGAATGAAGGGGAGAGTGccgatgacggtgacgaagTGGTTGATGATGAGTTACAATTGTGGGACGAGGAAGATATGGAAATTTTTATCGAAAACTTCTTTGCTCACGTTCACATGGAGGGGGTTGAGCATCAATAGGCAACGGGTGCAGGGAGTGCCTCCATGGGAGGGGGCAACCAAATGGCATGAACAGGGAATAATTGATGTCATGACGCGATGGCACTTGAGAAAGGTGATAGATCAAGAGACTTGAGAGTTGATcctgctcgtacatgtagtgGCTCATAATCTAACCAGCCGAAATCGTGTCACACAATGTCACAAATATGAAGCAAACAATCTTTTTACTCTCACTGTCCTGCCCCCCGATGCTGGCTGCCACCGATACACGCCTTCTCTATCAGCAACAACGAACATTTGGGATGAAAGCCATCAACGCTCACAATCAGCCAGCCAAACGATCGATTGAATAGGCACCGAAGCTCCCCGACTCCTCGACAATGATGCATGcatccccccctcccttccTCTTCTCTCGCCGGTCCAGCAGTTGGCACTGCAGACTTGAAGGCAGCAGCAGTATTAGGAACAGATCAAGTCGGGGAATTAGGGCAAACCGGGACAAGGACAAGAGAGAGAAGGCAGAAGCATGAAAGAAACAAAAAGGGGAGCAGAGACGTAGAGGAAGACAGAATGCCGACTTGGCGAAACCAACATGTCCTAAACCGAGGGGCCCAGCCTTGGGAACACAATGCCCGCCAAGGGGGATATTGAAGTTTCACACCAAGATATGTCCTTTAACACTCCCATTCGCTATGCACCCTCCCGGGACAACAACAAAAGGATTTCCAGCAAAATTCCAGGTCCGAGGACGCCGTCACTAAATCCAGACCACATCTTCCGGCCGAAAGATAGATGCAGGGTATTTGGTGAACGCTTCCCCATCCCCCGTTAGAAACAGACAACAAATTTTCCGAGCAGAACGATGGTGTCGGAGGCCTCGCCAACCCCGAACAGCCGTGGCCATATAGTCACATTTTTCCAGCCTGCCAATGTTACCACGCCCCTCCAGAAAACATAAAACTGTCCGACACTCCATCCTGGTCCCGCAAACAAATACACACCGATACCCCCCCGCCATTTTTCCCATGTAACAGCAAGCGTAAGTCCAGAAGGTATTTGCCAAGTGCTCTATGTTCATCAGTCCAAGGTCGTCTACTTCCGGCGTGCCTCGGCAGAGACGACGCGGGGAAGACACGCAACCATCAAGTCGAAGATGACGTTCCAACGGCAAGTCTGCACAGAAGCAGCCCGCAGGAGGCCGTCCGCTCGCGACAGATCGCCCTAGGCTGGAGACTTGTTCGCAGGAGGGCCTCCGTTCTGACCGTTCTGACCGTTCTGGCCGTTCTGGCCGTTCTGACGAGCATCGTTGGCGCCGACCGAGAGCCCGCTCATGCCGCTCGACAGGAAGGCGAACGGGTCGTTCTCCCCGTTGTAGAAATTGTTGGCGGGTCCGGGTCCGGGTCCAGGTCCGGGTCCGGCAGAAACAGGGCCGTTGTTGGCCGACTGGAaagcggcctcggccgctctGCTGTCGAAAGGTCCGGCCGAATGCGAGGCGGGGCCCGAGCCGAAGCCCTGCGTGTTCAAGGAGCTCGGGTAGGCGCCGGCGCCACCGCCGATGCCGGATGGCAGGAAGTGGTTAGGCGGTCCTCCGAAGTGCTGGTTGTTGTAGCCGCCGGAGGGGAACGAGCTGTTGGCGCCGTACGGCCCGGGACCCGGGGTGCCGGCCATGGACCCCTGGCTCATGCCGTACTGCGACGCGTTGTCCATCGGGGACGGGTAGCCcgagtcggcgacgacggcggcggtggcgcgGCTCGCTCCGCAACGAAGGCAGCAAACGTTCTTGGCGAAGTTGTGGTAGCCGCACACTTCGTTGCCGCACTTCCAGTCGCCGGCGCGGAAaggcacggcgccgccgccgcccatgcgaccgccgccgccgtgaccCATGGGGCCGTGGTGCCCGTGGCCACCATGGGGAGGGGGCGGCATCATGGCCGGAGGGCCGTAGTTGTAACCGTAGCCGCCGGGGccggcggccatgtcggcACCGGCTCCCGGGCCGTGGGCACCTCCCATGGCCGGGAAGGAGCATCGGAAGCAGGCAGTTCGGCGCTGGAAGTTGGAGAAGCCGCAGGAGGGGCAGGTCCAGTCGCCGGGTCGGGGGCGGTTCTTGCTCGGGGGGAAGGGCGTCAGGATATCCTGGGCGCGGTCGAGAACGCGGCTGGACGAGGGGGAGACCTCGATGGCCTTTTCGTTCAGGGCACGACCGTTCATGCACAAGCTTTCGGCCGCCTAGACAAAgtcagctcggcgacgggtgCACGCgggtcggcgtcgactgACCTCCTCGTGGGAAGAGAAGACGGCGAAGCCGGTACCGGTAGGCTTGTGCTGCTCCGGGGTGCGGAGAGTCCAGAAGGCGATGGGGCGACCGCCGAACTGGGTGAACCAACTCTCGAGCTCCGACTGCGTGGTATCGTGGGGAAGGCCCGACATGTGCAGGACCTTGCTCCGCTCCGACAGGAAGGCTCGGACGTCGGCCCTCGCGTCCATGGGTCGGGTCAGGACATCGGGGTGCTCCTGGGCGGGCTGCGACTTGCGGATGAGGCCGCGGAGGACGCGGGCGAGGGTGATGGCCTCCTCCATGGCGCGGCGGGGGGAGGCCGGGGCGAGGGCCTGCAGGTGGAAGGGCAGATTGTGCTTGATGGGGGCGCTCGACTGAACcggctcgacctcgagagcGGCGCAAATGTTGGAGAGCATCGAGGGCCCAAAGGGGAGCGACTCGGGATGGTGCTGCTGCCAGCGCTGATACTCGGTCCGCAGGTCAAAGGTACGCGAGTGCTGCAGGTAGGGAGGGAGCACGACGGCCTTGTCGCGGGCCTCGCGAGGCAGCTGGACGCGGAGGTCCCAGGCATCCAgggtgacgaagacgaagtCGAGGTTTTTGGATGTCAGGTGCTCGGTGGCGAAGGCGTCGAATCGGGTGATGGCATCCCGGAAGGAACCAGAATTTCGAACGTGCTCCCACGTCAACGTCGTCAGGCTCGCTGCAGAGCATCGCCGTCAGTCGCGGGCCTTGCCaactcgtcggcgtcctcgaccgagagcggaggcggcggcaggggggggggacagGGCACGGGGCAGGCCCGCAGGAGTtggggagaggggggagggaaCAGGAGGACGTCCACGGCGTTTACTTACTGCACAGCGGTGTGATGGGCGTGTTGATGGGCTTCACGAGGACGCTCTCGTGGGTAATCTGGCGCGTCTGCGTGAGCCTTGCGCCGTGGGGACGGAGTGGGTTGGTTGCTTGGCTTGTGCGCAATGTGGACAACGTACCTCCTCGAGCGTGTTGGCGTCGAGCAGAATCCATCCAAGCTCAATCACTTCGGCCGAGTCCTTCGTGACGTagacgccgtgctcgtcgcaGGTGGTGGCGACATGGATGACGACGTAGCGGTCAATGTTGAGCTGGGGCTGCGAGGTCGtcatgatggcgatggggGGAGCGTGGGCTCGGCGGGCAGGGAAAGGGACACGGTCAGGTCAGCCTGTCGGGCAGACGGGCAGGCTAACGgtgggcctcgtcgacgcggcaGAGGTCAGAGGCAGAGGTTCGCAGGCGAACGGACTGGACTGCCGGCGATGTTGTCGGGCGGTAGCCGCAGCCTGTGACCGAGCCGGCTCGAGAGGGAGGTTGGAGCAGGCGTGCGAAGGGGTGGGTGGTGCCAAGACGATGTTGGCCAGACTCGGGCGGCAACTGGGAGGTATATGGTGAGCAGACAGTTTTGACTTTTGGTTTTTGGCAGCCGCCGGAACAGAGGAACCCGACTGGCCGAGGGGCTTGGCGGGACGAACACGAGGTGGACACGAAACCGACCAAGGCTCCGGAACGAAGGGGCACGTTGGACGAGAGGAGAAAATGATTGTCGGCGCCCTGCCGAGAGACTCGTACGCACCACGCCGTCAGGATGAAGATGGACGGTgggaggaggtcgaggatgaGCAGACAGACGAACGAACGAACGAaccaggggggggggggggggacgcgAGAAAAGCAGAACGGGGGAGgcagaaggcggcggcgactggAGTCACTGGACGGACGTTTGTTGGTTGGGTTGGCAGCCGCTGGTGGGTAGGTCCCGCTATTCGGAGTACAAGTGTACTTGagcacaactacaagtacctcgccgtaagcaagtaagtacaataagtacaagttcaGTTG of the Drechmeria coniospora strain ARSEF 6962 chromosome 01, whole genome shotgun sequence genome contains:
- a CDS encoding chromatin assembly factor 1 subunit C, whose protein sequence is MALDPEVDVDAMQDDDDDQVEQYKTWKKNSPFLYDMILGTALTWPTLTVQWFPDVKEVEGQNYSMHRLLLGTHTSDESTNYLQLANVQVPKAVQPNPSNYDEDRGEIGGYGNSGEVAAIKCDIIQKIEHPGEVNKARYQPQNPDIIATLCVDGKILIFDRTKHPLLPTTPGKINPQIELIGHKAEGFGLNWSPHEAGCLVSGSEDKTMCLWDLKKLETDSKTMRPSRRYTHHDQIVNDVQYHPIAKSFIGSVSDDQTLQIIDIRHSETSKAAVVAKGGHLDAINALSFNPTSEVLVATASADKTIGIWDLRNVKEKVHTLEGHNDAVTSLSWHPTEAGILGSGSYDRRIIFWDLSRVGEEQLPDDQEDGPPELLFMHGGHTNHLADFSWNPSEPWMVASAAEDNLLQIWKVAESIVGRDDGDLPVNELDR